tcatcatcaaaacacttattgttatgggttaagattagtattatcgttaagcataaacccacattctcccctttcattctccccctttttgatgatgacaaatacATAAGTGATGAtggacatttatctataaatacgcacaagtgttaacatcacttatccaACTTTCTCCCCTTTTGTTGAAGCAAAAAGGTTGGCTCCCCCTTGAACTAAGCTGGCCCTAAGAcaaatgctcccccttgaatcttACACGGTGGAAATTAACAACCACAACACAAATTTTATTCATTCCTAAAAAGTCAATACACGATACTCCACATAATAAGCAAGTAACATCTCATCTCAAGAATATAACGGAGATTTAAGTGTCGTGATGAGAGGTGTGATGATTTTCACTGATGATGTTCTCAAGTTTGGTTACTTTTCGGCCAATTTTCGGAATGTTTCAATGAATTACATTGTTTTGTTCCTGAGATGATAGGGAACAAAAGTTAGAAGGATTTTCGAATGAAGGTTCATGGACTTGTTTGGTCGAAGCTCTACATATCGGGTATGAAGAGACTTGAGTAGCATGATGGAAGGCGGATGTCATTCTGGACATGTGTGAAAAGTTTGGTTGAATGAAGACCATAGGGAAGAGACATATGAAGATCTTGAGCTGCATGTTGCATTCTTGACGCCATAAGATATGCAACATTGACTTCGATTGAGTTCAAGAGACACCATAAGAGAGTAACCTCATTTGCATCTAACCGCCAGAGTTGTTCTCCCTTTCCATAAACGTTTGAGGTAATGATCTGCTGCCAAAGATCATACGTTGAAGAGAGATGGTTACAGAGAAACCCATCCTTGTTGATGAAGTCAGGTTTGAGTGGTCCTTTACACAGTATTCCAAGGACATTATCTCTATCTATCCAATCAGGGAATTTTACATGTGGTCATGTGGGTGTTTTATTATacggttgtacataatgtttcaaatattgtacatatggttatggaggtgttataccataaggttgtacataatgtttcaaatattatacatatggtcatgaggtgttttattataagattgtacataatgctttatatattatacaattaattaattattttaatgacatcatcatggagACTTAAATTTTTTCTatttaattttgaatttttttaaacttaaaaaaattttatttattaaataattatgTAAGAGATTTATATTATaggatagatatagatagatagattaaatATTTATGAAAAATAACCGACCCGTATCTTACGCAAAATTTTCATTAGGATTTATGGGAGAATTGAATATTTATGAAAAAATAACGGTGTATTTATTAAAAAGAAAAGATCACCTCCCTCGACTAATAAGCACGTTAATTCGATACATTACAATTAAAAttctaaatctaaatctaaattTTTGGATATAACAGAATTCTAAATAGAGTTAAATATCTTTCAAAATTGTTATTCCGGAATAAAGATATACTCGTACTAATTACTTAATTAATTCACGAGATCCTATAAATCAACAGCTAACAACTATAGTTATAAAATTTGGATACAAATTTACCTATTCTATGAACCCTCAACCTACACGTTAATTATCATCCTCTACACGCCGGTTGTGTTCAAATGATTTCATCACAATTCTTTGCAATCCAAACATGGTTTAAAAAAGTGGTGaacaaaattaaaaaaattcatCGTCAACCAGCTGTTGAATCATGTGAAGTGATCGGATACAACGAATACCTTTTAACCGAAATCTTACATCGTCTTCCTGCTGTCTCTATTTTACGATTTAGATCCGTATCCAAACACTGGTACTCACTTTTAAGTCGCTTGTATAACAAACTTTGTGTCTCACCACATGTTCATGGTCTTTTTTATGGTGATTTTTACGTTCCATATGacgttaacaacaataataataatcctaatccccCTTTTCTTAGTCTAGATTTTTACCCAGATCCACGTGGCATTAAAATAGTGCAATCTTGTAACGGATTACTTCTTTGCTGTAGTGAACAAGGAAGTTATGATACTCGTATATACTACGTGTTTAATCCAACCACTAAACAATTTGATGTGATTCCATCAGTTAAAGAAATTAGCCTTGAAGTTATACCTTTCATGGGTCTTGTAGTTCATCCAGCTGATCAAGGTCGATATTACAAACTCGTTTGTATATATCAAAATCGTTCACGATTACACGTTCAAATCTACTCGTCTGAAACCAAGAGATGGAAGATATCAGACGAAACGTTGGACGACGTGCCTATTTTAACGTGTGGAGTGTATAGGAATGGGGGAATGTATTGGtctcctaataataatactattgattCGTGGTATTATTTAAGGTGGAAGTTGAAAAGTTTCAAAAATTGAAGCTACCATCTAGTATGACAAAGGGGTTTTCGGGTTGGCATCGTTTTAGGACGGTAACAGTTAGTTACTTTGGGGAATCGCGTGGACGTTTATATTTAGCAGAGAAGGTTTATAAAGACCGACATTTGGAGCTAAACGTTTATGAAATGAGGAGCAATAATTCGGGCTGGGTGTTCAAGTACCAAGTCGGGTTTATTTATACGTTGGAAATTTTAGATATTGTTAGAGGTGATGAAAAAGAAGATACATTTATGGTGGTGAAAATTGATAAAGAGATTAAAAGTTACAATTTTTTTGACATGAGTTTTAAGAAGTTGTTTACTGTCCCAGAAGTTAATATTTATGGAAGAACTATGGAGAGTCATCGTTATATTGCAACCTCAGGTTTAATTGGATGTTTCTTGAAGTTGATTTTGAATTCCGTTTTCAGTATTTTTTTAAGATTGGTTTTGGATTCTTATGTTTTTAATACTTAGTTTTACTTGAATTTGAATTCTTTTGGCGAATGTGTTGTATACTGATTGATTTAATCAAGTTTTTGGTCACGCGGTACACTAAGCCAAACATAAACCGAAAAACAAAAATCGATTCAACGGACTAAACACGcccaattttttatttatttattttttttttttgaaagaaagTTAGAATTTGTTTTTTTAATTGTAAGAAAGTTCAAAAAATAATTATGAAAGTAGCAAATATTTAGcttttgtatttaaaaaaaaaataataaatggaAGAAAGAATTTTAGGGTGCATAATGAAAGATTAGAAAGTTAAAGGGTAAAAAGCACAAAGAATTTTAGGTTGGTGCGCTTTTTACTGTCCAAAATTTCTTAACCTACATGTGATTTATGTTAACTTGTtttgagttattttttttttttttagtttatcgatttagagtttaggggttaGCGTTTAGTGTTTTGGAGTAAACCCaataccctaacccctaaaccctaaactttaaaccgtttatattaaaaactcattctaaaccctaaatctaaactctaaacccaaaTTTCTAAATTCTGATTACTAAACTCTAAACACTATTTTTCATTAATCAAAAGTTGTTTTTTCTCTTTTTTGTTAACATACATCTGGTGCATGAACATCTACTAACATGCATCATATGTATGTTAAGAATccagttaaaaaaaatatatattatttttttaatctaTAAAATGAAAATTGATACCTGCAATTTCTTTTCTAAATCAAAGTTCATGGAGTTGTACAACTAAAGATATAAAAATtacaaaatcacttatcccctttTTTCAAGACACCCCCTTAGCGTTGGATttctcccctatatatatatatatatatatatatatatatatatatatatatatatatatatataacgattttacTTATGCCGATTTGTCAATCAGCCCTTGATTTAAGGCCACATAAGAGAGGAGTTTGTCTCACAAAAAAACTATACACATACAACTTTTGTTGCTATTTTTTTACCTCACACCAGACCTATACATATGAATACATACACCACATCAGTCATCCGCATGACTTTAATTTacttttttaattaattatttaaattttctAAGTACATGGAGAATGTACCAAGACTTACTTTTTATAGGACATGTCTATCACCATGTGACCAAAAAACATCTTTTAAACTTAACACATTTACCAAAGCCTATTTAATATCTTTTTATTCAAATAACCACTCAAGTACACACATCAACCAAGAAATTTTAATGTACATctctaaatttttaaaatttgaaatttgaaatgaaagattccATATTAAAATTATGTACAGACTAACATCGATAAAATAAAAGCTTCTTCAATAAGCTTTACACTATTGTCTTTATCTCCAACTTTAAAAATGATTTATTTCTTCTCTTTTAAATTAATTTTCAGCATACTTTCATTCAACTTATGTACACCTTAGACACGTTTTCTTCAGATTAACCTATTTCaagctgtaagtaactagaggggggtaaatagttacttagtcgattttaaAAAAATCTTTACGATTTCTTGAACTtaaacttgatatagtgtgacttgAAATATTTGTTCTCAAACAATAcgtataaaatatatgtatatgtatatgtaatcaaATAGATaaaggaagagagaacaaacacaacgatataTAGTAATTCGGAAAGatattaactaatcttccttaatccactctccaattctacgaattgagatttttcttcactatgatactccaaactcggtggagtatcCGGATataacactagtacttcgataagccacaacttgtgaacccttacgtccctttgaagacttcacaaacacctaaagctcttaccacaagattctaatgctctaacctagtgaaaacacaactaccttctagatccctttaagaagataatttacaagtaaacttacaacttaagcttacaagtactcttgctagaatcactctaaaagattacaatgaattataagaatgatatcggaaaatataagaaaatatgagtgcaagaggtaagtcttcaaatgcttcaaggcttggcttttataggaaagagaaatctgtcTGGAAGCTGTATGGCTCacttcacggtcgaccgtggttcgaccgtgtaccccTGACATCTGAATCATATagccgtttttgtcctttgaactttgtcattttcccttgttgaatggctgcaactaaaagccaattatctctgaaatcattcccattaccctttttgttttggacataagtgtggaagttgacatgttcgtaaaagaagaaagtcttcaagctttgaccatttgtcattgattctgcagaattttgtctcttgacaaagcaTTACCTTCTAAAACTTCATCAACCcttcttaattacttgtcattttgCTAATGAAAGTATCTTGCcctttggaacattgttacatctcaaatgaactagtttgaatctagttggaacttaattGGAGATTATTACAACAACTTACTAGTTCACAATAatacatacataaaaatgatacataagagtcatgggagagcacctcttttgttgggacttttaatgaccatcattgaaatgtcccgttcttattgattaaaaacgttccatattaattgatttcgttgcgaggttttaacatctatatgagacgtttttcaaagactgcattcattttaaaacaaaccataacctttatttcataaataaaggtttaaaaagctttacgtagattatcaaataatgataatctaaaatatcctgtttacacacgaccattacataatggtttacaatacaaatatgttacatcgaaatcagtttcttgaatgcagtttttacacaatatcatacatacatggactccaaatcttgtccttattttagtatgcaacagcggaagctcttagtattcacctgagaataaacatgctttaaacgtcaataaaaatgttggtgagttataggtttaacctatatatatcaaatcgtaacaatagaccacaagatttcatatttcaatacacatcccatacatagagataaaaatcattcatatggtgaacacctggtaaccgacattaacaagatgcatatataagaatatccccatcattccgggacacccttcggatatgatataaatttcgaagtactaaagcatccggtactttggatggggtttgttaggcccaatagatctatctttaggattcgcgtcaattagggtgtctgttccctaattcttagattaccagacttaataaaaaggggcatattcgatttcgataattcaaccatagaatgtagtttcacgtacttgtgtctattttgtaaatcatttataaaacctgcatgtattctcatcccaaaaatattagattttaaaagtgggactataactcactttcacagatttttacttcgtcgggaagtaagacttggccactggttgattcacgaacctataataatatatacatatatatcaaagtatgtccaaaatatatttacaacacttttaatatattttgatgttttaagtttattaagtcagctgtcctcgttagtaacctacaactagttgtccacagttagatgtacagaaataaatcgataaatattatcttgaatcaatccacgacccagtgtatacgtatctcagtattgatcacaactcaaactatatatattttggaatcaacctcaaccatgtatagctaactccaacattcacatatagagtgtctatggttgttccgaaatatatatagatgtgtcgacatgataggtcgaaacattgtatacgtgtctatggtatctcaagattacataatatacaatacaagttgattaagttatggttagaatagatttgttaccaattttcacgtagctaaaatgagaaaaattatccaatcttgttttacccataacttcttcattttaaatccgttttaagtgaatcaaattgctatggtttcatattgaactctattttatgaatataaacagaaaaagtataggtttatagttggaaaaataagttacaagtcgtttttgtaaaggtagtcatttcagtcgaaagaacgacgtctagatgaccattttagaaaacatacttccactttgagtttaaccataatttttggatatagtttcatgttcataataaaaattattttcccagaataacaacttttaaatcaaagtttatcatagtttttaattaactaacccaaaacagcccgcggtgttactacgacggcgtaaatccgattttacggtgtttttcgtgtttccaggttttaaatcattaagttagcatatcatatagatatagaacatgtgtttagttgattttaaaagtcaagttagaaggattaacttttatttgcgaacaagtttagaattaactaaactatgttctagtgattacaagtttaaaccttcgaataagatagctttatatgtatgaatcgaatgatgttatgaacttaattactacctcaagttccttggataaacctactgtaaatgagaaaaatagatctagcttcaaaggatccttggatgacttgaaagttcttgaagcagaatcatgacacgaaaacaatttcaagtaagatttccactcgaaataagattgttatagttatagaaattgaattaaagtttgaatatgattattaccttgtattagaaatataacctactgtaagtaacaaaggtttcttgatcttggatgattacttggaatggatttagaaaacttggaagtaaacttgcaatcttggaagtattcttgattttatgaaactagaacttttggaatttatgaagaacacttagaacttgaagatagaacttgagagagatcaattagatgaagaaaatttaagaatgaaagtgtttgtaggtgtttttggtcgttggtgtatggattagatataaaggatatgtaattttgttttcatg
This genomic window from Rutidosis leptorrhynchoides isolate AG116_Rl617_1_P2 chromosome 2, CSIRO_AGI_Rlap_v1, whole genome shotgun sequence contains:
- the LOC139890024 gene encoding F-box protein At5g07610-like, producing the protein MISSQFFAIQTWFKKVVNKIKKIHRQPAVESCEVIGYNEYLLTEILHRLPAVSILRFRSVSKHWYSLLSRLYNKLCVSPHVHGLFYGDFYVPYDVNNNNNNPNPPFLSLDFYPDPRGIKIVQSCNGLLLCCSEQGSYDTRIYYVFNPTTKQFDVIPSVKEISLEVIPFMGLVVHPADQGRYYKLVCIYQNRSRLHVQIYSSETKRWKISDETLDDVPILTCGVYRNGGMYWSPNNNTIDSWYYLRWKLKSFKN